The following are from one region of the Chitinivibrionales bacterium genome:
- a CDS encoding response regulator, producing the protein MASEKIPRAHILLVDDEMPICIGVSGLLETMGFTAQYALSGEEGIQYLDSHPETDIVLLDINLGPGKNGIELLPDIRERHKYVQVMMFTSHDSLSTGLECMKKGAADYLTKPFNEKEFLKKVPDVIAKKNIAKLNALYFGILIHDLKSPLQCIMGAWELAKRYLPESLNQNQQRIVTTCDSGVLQMKTMIENILSVAKFEAGSISLSREKFCVNNEVEATLAPLRQQILSSNRAFSIEPRENPPLFLVADRDLYSRILFNIVSNAVFYTPAEGRIAVSYQECADGAVQTSVSNSGSYIEEDQRNMIFDKFSSVQLVKQSAGVRNFGLGLTFCKMAVEAMGGKIRVESDKSVPQTTFIYTIKNIGDN; encoded by the coding sequence ATGGCATCTGAAAAGATTCCCCGCGCACACATCCTTCTCGTCGATGACGAAATGCCGATATGCATAGGCGTGTCCGGCCTTTTGGAGACCATGGGATTCACTGCGCAATACGCCCTTAGCGGGGAAGAAGGCATCCAATATCTTGATTCCCACCCTGAAACCGACATCGTTCTGCTCGATATAAACCTCGGCCCCGGCAAGAATGGCATCGAACTGCTGCCCGATATACGGGAGCGTCACAAATATGTCCAAGTAATGATGTTCACGTCGCACGATTCACTCAGCACGGGCCTGGAGTGCATGAAAAAGGGCGCCGCGGATTACTTGACAAAACCTTTCAACGAAAAGGAATTTCTTAAAAAAGTCCCTGATGTCATAGCCAAGAAAAATATTGCAAAGCTCAATGCACTCTATTTCGGGATTCTTATCCATGATCTGAAAAGTCCCTTGCAATGCATCATGGGTGCGTGGGAACTCGCGAAACGGTATCTTCCCGAATCGCTTAATCAAAACCAACAGAGAATCGTCACCACGTGCGATTCGGGCGTCTTGCAAATGAAAACAATGATAGAGAACATATTGAGCGTGGCCAAGTTCGAGGCGGGCTCGATTTCTCTATCCCGGGAAAAGTTTTGCGTCAACAACGAAGTTGAGGCGACGCTTGCGCCGCTGCGCCAGCAAATTCTATCTTCTAATAGAGCTTTTTCAATAGAACCCAGGGAGAACCCCCCTCTTTTCCTGGTTGCAGATCGGGATCTGTACTCGCGAATCCTTTTTAACATTGTCTCCAACGCCGTTTTTTACACACCCGCTGAGGGCAGAATCGCCGTGTCCTATCAGGAATGTGCGGACGGCGCTGTGCAGACAAGCGTGAGCAATTCAGGCTCGTACATTGAAGAGGACCAGAGAAACATGATATTCGATAAGTTTTCCAGCGTTCAATTGGTAAAACAGTCTGCCGGCGTCAGGAATTTCGGCCTGGGACTTACCTTCTGCAAAATGGCGGTTGAGGCCATGGGTGGAAAAATCCGCGTGGAATCGGACAAGAGCGTGCCGCAGACGACGTTTATTTACACAATAAAAAACATCGGGGACAATTGA
- a CDS encoding STAS domain-containing protein, which yields MKLEVYKKNGYLVIRLKEDVGLNSDLTGLKSVIEQRLAQGARLIAIAFTPSSYLYTKSISVLIACSELIKDAGGRLAIVEANRDILDILSVIDFDKVIKIFADENDLVSDTVSAPSSSI from the coding sequence ATGAAACTTGAAGTCTATAAAAAGAACGGCTACCTTGTCATACGCCTAAAAGAGGATGTGGGCCTCAACAGCGATCTCACCGGGTTGAAATCTGTTATAGAGCAGCGTCTGGCCCAGGGCGCGCGTCTGATTGCGATTGCGTTTACACCATCATCCTACCTGTATACTAAGTCTATTTCTGTTCTCATCGCCTGCTCCGAATTGATTAAAGACGCTGGCGGACGGCTTGCCATCGTCGAAGCTAACAGGGACATCCTGGATATTTTGTCGGTTATCGACTTTGATAAGGTGATAAAAATATTCGCAGATGAAAATGATTTGGTATCCGACACTGTTTCTGCCCCATCTTCTTCTATTTGA
- a CDS encoding response regulator: MKKILIVDDSKDIRELVIATLDTAEYKVFEAADAMRAIAVATVEKPDFIIMDVMLPGKVNGIEATKAIKANPLTKECTVIILTGTSEKWAQKEATKAGAACYFIKPFSPLDLLQWVEDIALRRETV, translated from the coding sequence ATGAAAAAAATCCTTATTGTTGATGACAGTAAAGACATCAGGGAGCTTGTAATCGCCACCCTTGACACGGCCGAATACAAAGTTTTCGAAGCTGCCGATGCCATGCGCGCCATCGCCGTAGCCACGGTGGAAAAACCCGATTTCATCATTATGGACGTGATGCTTCCGGGAAAGGTAAACGGCATCGAAGCGACAAAAGCAATAAAAGCGAATCCGCTCACCAAAGAATGCACAGTAATAATATTAACCGGTACAAGCGAGAAGTGGGCGCAGAAAGAAGCGACAAAAGCGGGCGCAGCATGTTACTTTATCAAGCCGTTCAGCCCCCTCGATTTGCTGCAGTGGGTTGAAGATATTGCCCTCCGCCGTGAAACTGTTTGA
- a CDS encoding HD domain-containing phosphohydrolase gives MLLKSKKTRFMENELALASSQSIKYARDFARLYRETKAQKNELRDANNQLKKYAADLRRSVTLLKSVNNELQEAYYDTVQRLVLAVEYKDRFTGQHIIRMSRYSALIAEKYGLDEREVLTVLYAAPMHDVGKIGIPDHIITSPGKLSNEEFSVMKRHTIIGAEILDNAKSQILRTACKIALSHHEKWDGSGYPYGLERDAIPLEGRIVALADTFDAITSRRSYKDPLPVSHAFNIIKREKGKHFDPELAEVFLQHSSEVMKINAEVNTAAV, from the coding sequence ATGCTGTTGAAATCTAAAAAAACCAGGTTCATGGAAAACGAGCTCGCGCTCGCCTCGTCGCAATCCATCAAATACGCCCGCGATTTCGCGCGCCTGTATCGGGAAACCAAAGCGCAGAAGAATGAATTGCGCGACGCGAACAATCAGCTTAAAAAATATGCTGCCGACCTCCGCAGGAGTGTTACCCTTCTCAAATCGGTGAATAATGAGCTCCAGGAGGCTTATTACGACACGGTGCAGAGGCTTGTTCTTGCCGTCGAATACAAAGACCGATTCACGGGGCAGCATATTATACGCATGAGCCGTTACAGTGCGCTCATCGCGGAAAAATACGGGCTTGACGAGCGCGAGGTACTCACCGTCTTGTATGCGGCGCCCATGCACGACGTGGGCAAAATCGGTATTCCCGATCACATCATCACCTCGCCGGGCAAACTGTCAAACGAAGAATTTTCCGTCATGAAGCGGCATACCATCATTGGCGCGGAAATCCTGGACAACGCAAAATCACAAATCCTCAGGACCGCGTGCAAGATCGCACTTTCACACCATGAAAAATGGGACGGAAGCGGATATCCCTACGGCCTCGAGCGTGATGCCATTCCGCTCGAAGGCAGGATTGTCGCGCTGGCGGACACCTTTGACGCAATCACGTCACGGCGCTCATACAAAGACCCTTTGCCCGTCTCTCACGCCTTTAACATCATCAAGAGGGAAAAAGGAAAGCATTTTGACCCGGAGCTTGCGGAGGTATTTCTGCAGCATTCGAGCGAGGTCATGAAAATCAATGCAGAAGTTAACACGGCAGCGGTTTGA
- a CDS encoding PAS domain-containing sensor histidine kinase: protein MTSVFEKFLRNRLKMSAEKFLWLHGIIFLSFLAYGAIFILMYRFFGPGVASFSFLPIIIIAWSWGGVANGLIAGAATILFTTLLFVIADDHSWDTLFRHHGIPGSIASLTIGAIVGYLRDLREKVNAQLEEKKKVEVSFHAMFDVTSEGVTLVSITNGKIVAANPSICKMFGYTEQEFVGMDPLTIAAPETHEHLKKAVTSLAADGSIPDREGIGISKSGTRLDLFLSSRKISWNGEDVIYTTYRDITPQKKFQEQLKKKNIDILNFTNDVTHDLRKPLTALKVIVSMLDKGMFGELSADGKESVAAGMKTISYMQELLDNLLECARLETGIQPLHREIFPLNELFAQIRKRFEYQIKEKNVSFSLGECDFLISADRNQISRVLMNLVANSVAYIGKGPNCFISIRCEKKADEVVVAVSDNGIGIPVDSQAALFSKFKRGSNVGDVTGTGLGLTIAKSIVEAHGGRIWFDSTVEIGTVFYFTVKAG from the coding sequence ATGACGTCTGTATTCGAGAAATTCCTGCGGAACCGTCTGAAGATGAGCGCCGAGAAGTTCCTGTGGCTTCATGGGATCATTTTTCTGTCGTTCCTTGCATACGGAGCAATTTTTATTCTGATGTACCGTTTTTTCGGCCCCGGAGTGGCATCATTTTCTTTTTTACCCATCATTATCATCGCATGGTCGTGGGGAGGGGTTGCCAACGGATTGATAGCAGGCGCGGCCACAATCCTTTTCACAACGTTGCTGTTCGTTATCGCTGACGACCACAGCTGGGATACCTTATTCAGGCACCACGGAATTCCGGGCAGCATCGCTTCGTTGACCATAGGAGCAATCGTCGGCTACCTTCGCGACTTGCGGGAAAAGGTCAATGCGCAGCTTGAAGAAAAGAAAAAGGTAGAGGTGAGTTTCCACGCGATGTTCGATGTTACCAGCGAAGGTGTCACTCTCGTGAGCATTACTAACGGTAAAATCGTCGCCGCAAATCCATCGATCTGTAAAATGTTCGGTTATACAGAGCAGGAATTCGTCGGCATGGATCCTCTGACCATTGCAGCGCCCGAAACCCATGAACATTTGAAAAAAGCAGTGACCTCCCTTGCCGCGGACGGCTCAATCCCGGACAGGGAAGGGATCGGCATTTCCAAAAGCGGCACACGGCTCGATTTGTTCCTTTCTTCGCGCAAGATTTCCTGGAATGGCGAGGACGTCATTTACACCACTTACCGCGACATCACGCCGCAGAAAAAGTTTCAGGAACAGCTCAAGAAAAAAAACATCGACATTCTCAATTTCACCAATGATGTGACGCACGACCTTCGGAAACCGCTCACCGCGCTCAAGGTGATCGTTTCGATGCTGGACAAGGGCATGTTCGGCGAGCTTTCCGCCGACGGGAAGGAATCGGTCGCGGCCGGAATGAAAACAATTTCCTACATGCAGGAATTGCTGGATAATCTTTTAGAATGCGCACGGCTCGAAACGGGAATCCAGCCCCTGCACAGGGAAATATTTCCCCTTAACGAGCTGTTCGCGCAAATACGCAAACGGTTTGAATATCAGATAAAGGAGAAAAACGTTTCATTTTCACTTGGCGAATGCGATTTCTTGATTTCTGCGGACAGAAACCAGATTTCCAGGGTGCTCATGAACCTTGTTGCTAATTCGGTGGCCTACATCGGCAAGGGGCCTAATTGCTTCATTTCGATACGATGCGAAAAGAAGGCCGATGAGGTGGTAGTGGCGGTCTCCGACAACGGCATCGGCATTCCCGTCGATTCGCAGGCCGCGCTTTTTTCAAAATTCAAGCGCGGCAGCAACGTGGGGGATGTCACCGGCACCGGGCTTGGGTTGACAATTGCTAAAAGCATTGTCGAGGCGCACGGCGGCAGGATCTGGTTTGATTCAACCGTGGAAATCGGAACGGTTTTTTACTTTACCGTCAAGGCGGGTTAG
- a CDS encoding acyl-CoA dehydratase activase → MKSLGICFGATTVQYAVVKGDAEFKIIEQSGRIAHEGNPGQILQNLLSGLNLFEIDAVAVTGRSFRNNVALTGVSEPEALETALFEDFKNKEFPNLVVSLGGETTLVYKIGERGGIVSLHSGNKCASGTGEFFLQQIRRMGLSLDNAVELAGQGMPHKIAGRCSVFCKSDCTHALNKGEPIANIAAGLCSMVADKIADLIKDMECDRVMLVGGGALNTAVVSILSKRFSSLQVPETAAFYEAYGAALWAMINRCRKVPGDIRKLVLGARASFGHHTPLSKGHHLVTFEKDSRAGFDPEAEYIIGLDVGSTTTKAVLMRRDKKITASVYLRTNGNPVEASRKCYAAIRERIGRKKARIVALGVTGSGRQIAGLHALTDNVINEIIAHATAAAHFDKDVDTIFEIGGQDAKYTFLTGGVPSDYAMNEACSAGTGSFLEESALESLNVKMEDIGDRALAAGNPPNFTDQCAAFISSDIKLAGQDGIDKNNILAGLVYSICLNYLNRVKGSRPVGKKIFMQGGVCYNRAVPVAMASLLKMPIIVPPEPGLMGALGVALEVNNRLSLGFSAPQAFDLEDLANREAVKEGTFTCAGGREKCDRKCEIAKIRINGTVHSFGGICNKYYNLRIKKKVETGSLDFVAIREKLLFETYGAPAGAFNNGRTVGLCRSFLTHTLYPLYSHFFSEMGFTVVLSDEIDPKGISRIESGFCLPGEIAHGSFYNLLQKNLDYIFLPHITQLHVRNVPTYSRLCIFVQGESYYLKTTFRKELEASPTIILSPVIAMKKGYRQAQKTLAAMAVEMGIAEPVAREAYAKACGVQLAFDKKLLEAGREALSWLDSHPETFGVVLFGRPYNSFTNDANMGIPHKIASRGHLLIPHDMLPSDEYEVDSQMFWAMGQKIMKSAQMVKEHARLFGFYITNFSCGPDSFLLTYFRNLMGRKPSLTLELDQHTADAGIDTRVEAALDIMKSYCRTATGGRRRGDTVLLPTWVDFQGKVPVVHASDGRVRSIYHSDVEVVLPSMGRYATEGVAAVMRSIGIAAKALPISDKEVLLEGRKNTSCKECLPYIVTTGSFMHYCKTQRPSDKISLFFMASGGGPCRLGQYCTAMDQLFHTNGVKNAAAFPMTNENGYAGLGGRALLSASQAIMAADVFCEIRSFLAVAARDRDFAQKILEECWQELVRYFEGKLSIRFSILLSLISRKLKQIPLAMNMGDVPVVSLIGEIFVRQDEFSRKNLIDYLERRGFMVKVAPVSEYLAYSNYIVNQGFGEKEFPLKELMKLRVITGVQEWWERRIKTVLAKSGCYKFEMIEVDKTMASAGHLMNEHFRGECILTVGLGLREILHDSCGVVSIGPFGCMPSRVAEAVLKKEMNVKGKLRMNTTFRGKALLEDLSEFPFLAVETDGSPFPQLIEANLEAFVVQARRVYDKMKSHHQGSREKMAIKSFIKA, encoded by the coding sequence ATGAAATCCCTTGGCATCTGCTTTGGCGCCACGACCGTCCAGTATGCGGTTGTCAAGGGCGACGCTGAGTTTAAAATCATTGAGCAATCCGGCAGGATTGCCCATGAGGGAAATCCCGGTCAGATTTTGCAAAACCTGCTTTCCGGTCTGAATTTATTTGAAATAGACGCTGTTGCGGTCACGGGCCGCAGCTTCCGCAACAATGTGGCGCTTACCGGCGTTTCAGAGCCTGAGGCGCTGGAGACCGCACTTTTTGAAGACTTTAAAAATAAGGAATTTCCCAACCTCGTGGTCTCGCTTGGCGGTGAAACAACGCTTGTTTATAAAATCGGCGAGCGGGGAGGGATCGTATCGCTCCATTCAGGCAACAAGTGTGCTTCGGGAACAGGGGAGTTTTTCTTGCAGCAGATCAGGCGTATGGGGCTGTCCCTTGACAATGCGGTCGAGCTGGCGGGGCAGGGCATGCCGCACAAAATCGCGGGCCGCTGCAGCGTTTTCTGCAAGAGTGACTGCACGCACGCACTTAACAAAGGCGAACCAATCGCGAACATCGCCGCAGGCCTTTGCTCCATGGTCGCGGACAAAATTGCGGATCTTATCAAGGACATGGAGTGTGACAGGGTCATGCTGGTCGGCGGCGGGGCGCTTAACACCGCCGTCGTCTCGATATTGTCCAAGCGTTTTTCCTCGCTGCAGGTGCCGGAAACTGCGGCTTTTTACGAAGCCTATGGAGCTGCGCTGTGGGCCATGATAAACCGATGCAGAAAGGTACCTGGTGACATCCGCAAGCTGGTGCTTGGAGCCAGGGCGTCCTTTGGCCATCATACCCCATTGTCAAAGGGCCATCATCTGGTTACGTTTGAGAAAGACAGCCGCGCAGGATTTGATCCGGAAGCTGAATACATCATCGGCCTCGACGTAGGCTCCACCACCACAAAGGCCGTGCTCATGCGGCGGGACAAAAAAATTACAGCCTCCGTATATCTTCGCACCAACGGCAACCCGGTTGAGGCTTCGCGGAAATGCTATGCGGCAATCCGCGAGCGCATCGGCAGGAAAAAAGCCCGCATCGTCGCGCTCGGCGTGACAGGGTCAGGACGCCAAATCGCGGGACTGCATGCGCTCACCGACAATGTCATCAACGAAATCATCGCGCACGCGACGGCTGCAGCGCATTTTGACAAGGACGTGGACACCATTTTCGAAATAGGCGGCCAAGACGCAAAATACACCTTTCTCACCGGCGGCGTGCCCTCTGACTACGCGATGAACGAAGCATGCAGCGCGGGCACAGGCTCTTTTCTCGAAGAATCGGCGCTCGAATCATTGAACGTTAAAATGGAGGACATCGGCGATCGCGCGCTTGCCGCCGGTAACCCGCCCAATTTCACCGACCAATGCGCGGCATTCATTTCCAGCGACATCAAGCTGGCCGGACAGGACGGCATTGACAAAAACAATATCCTTGCCGGACTTGTCTATTCGATCTGCCTCAATTACCTCAACCGCGTCAAAGGTTCCAGGCCGGTGGGAAAGAAAATCTTCATGCAGGGCGGCGTCTGTTATAACAGGGCCGTGCCTGTGGCCATGGCGTCGCTGTTAAAAATGCCCATCATCGTACCGCCGGAGCCCGGCCTCATGGGCGCTCTCGGCGTGGCCCTCGAGGTTAACAATCGTCTTTCACTCGGGTTTTCAGCGCCGCAGGCGTTCGATCTTGAAGATCTCGCCAATCGCGAAGCGGTAAAAGAAGGGACTTTCACCTGTGCAGGCGGAAGGGAAAAATGCGACCGGAAATGCGAGATTGCGAAGATCCGCATCAATGGAACCGTGCATTCGTTCGGCGGCATTTGCAACAAATATTACAACCTGAGGATAAAGAAAAAGGTCGAAACGGGAAGCCTTGATTTTGTCGCCATCCGCGAAAAATTATTGTTTGAAACCTATGGCGCGCCTGCCGGTGCCTTTAACAACGGCCGCACCGTTGGTCTGTGCAGGTCGTTTCTCACCCATACGCTGTATCCTCTTTACTCGCATTTCTTCTCGGAGATGGGATTTACCGTCGTTCTTTCCGATGAGATTGACCCGAAGGGCATTTCGCGCATCGAGTCCGGTTTTTGCCTGCCGGGGGAAATAGCGCATGGAAGTTTTTACAATCTTCTGCAGAAAAATCTCGACTATATTTTCCTGCCGCACATTACACAGCTGCATGTCAGGAACGTCCCCACCTACAGCAGGCTCTGCATTTTTGTCCAAGGTGAATCCTATTATCTGAAGACAACATTTCGCAAGGAGCTGGAAGCTTCACCGACGATCATCCTTTCTCCGGTTATCGCGATGAAAAAAGGATACCGGCAGGCGCAAAAAACGCTTGCGGCAATGGCAGTGGAGATGGGAATTGCCGAACCGGTCGCACGCGAGGCGTATGCAAAGGCCTGCGGCGTGCAGCTTGCGTTTGACAAGAAATTGCTCGAGGCGGGAAGGGAAGCGCTCAGCTGGCTCGATTCGCATCCGGAAACTTTCGGCGTCGTCCTGTTCGGCAGGCCCTACAATTCGTTCACCAACGACGCGAACATGGGTATTCCGCATAAAATCGCCTCCCGCGGACATCTCTTGATTCCCCACGACATGCTTCCGTCCGACGAATACGAGGTGGACAGCCAGATGTTCTGGGCCATGGGCCAGAAGATAATGAAATCGGCGCAGATGGTGAAGGAGCATGCCCGACTGTTCGGATTTTACATCACCAACTTCTCCTGCGGACCCGATTCATTCCTTCTCACCTATTTCCGCAACCTCATGGGGCGAAAGCCGTCGCTCACCCTGGAGCTCGACCAGCACACGGCGGACGCGGGCATCGACACGCGCGTGGAGGCGGCGCTTGACATCATGAAAAGTTATTGCAGGACGGCAACCGGCGGGCGCCGGAGGGGCGATACCGTTCTTCTGCCCACGTGGGTCGACTTCCAGGGCAAGGTGCCGGTCGTGCATGCGTCTGACGGCCGCGTTCGCTCCATTTACCATTCCGATGTCGAAGTTGTTTTGCCGTCGATGGGACGCTACGCCACCGAGGGAGTTGCCGCGGTGATGCGGAGCATCGGCATTGCGGCAAAGGCACTCCCTATATCGGACAAGGAGGTGCTGCTCGAAGGAAGAAAAAACACGTCGTGCAAGGAATGCCTGCCGTACATCGTGACCACCGGCTCGTTCATGCATTATTGCAAAACACAAAGGCCTTCGGATAAAATATCGCTGTTTTTCATGGCATCCGGAGGCGGACCGTGCAGGCTCGGCCAGTATTGCACCGCCATGGATCAGTTGTTCCACACCAACGGCGTAAAGAATGCCGCGGCATTTCCCATGACAAACGAGAACGGCTACGCGGGACTCGGCGGGCGGGCACTGCTCTCCGCATCGCAGGCGATCATGGCTGCGGACGTGTTCTGCGAGATACGGAGCTTTCTCGCTGTTGCGGCGCGTGACCGGGATTTCGCGCAGAAAATCCTTGAAGAATGCTGGCAGGAGCTCGTCCGCTATTTTGAGGGCAAGCTTTCGATTCGATTTTCCATCCTGCTCTCCTTGATAAGCCGGAAGCTCAAACAAATTCCTCTGGCGATGAACATGGGGGATGTCCCCGTCGTTTCGCTCATCGGCGAAATTTTCGTGCGCCAGGACGAATTTTCCCGGAAAAACCTCATCGATTATCTCGAAAGGCGCGGGTTCATGGTAAAGGTTGCGCCGGTCTCCGAGTATCTTGCCTACAGCAACTACATCGTGAACCAGGGGTTCGGCGAAAAAGAATTTCCGCTTAAAGAGCTGATGAAGCTGCGGGTCATCACCGGAGTCCAGGAATGGTGGGAGAGAAGAATCAAAACCGTTCTCGCAAAAAGCGGTTGCTATAAATTCGAAATGATTGAGGTGGACAAGACCATGGCATCCGCAGGCCATTTGATGAATGAACACTTCAGGGGAGAATGCATCCTTACGGTGGGCCTCGGTTTGCGGGAGATACTGCATGATTCCTGCGGCGTCGTTTCAATCGGCCCCTTTGGCTGCATGCCGTCGCGCGTTGCAGAGGCGGTGCTCAAGAAGGAGATGAACGTCAAAGGCAAACTGCGGATGAACACGACTTTTCGCGGTAAGGCCTTGCTCGAAGATTTATCGGAATTTCCCTTTCTGGCCGTTGAAACCGACGGCAGCCCTTTTCCCCAGCTTATCGAAGCGAACCTTGAGGCGTTTGTCGTACAGGCACGAAGGGTGTACGATAAAATGAAAAGCCATCACCAGGGATCAAGGGAAAAAATGGCAATCAAATCATTTATAAAAGCCTGA